Within Antennarius striatus isolate MH-2024 chromosome 22, ASM4005453v1, whole genome shotgun sequence, the genomic segment TTGGGGTCCTGCAGGAGGTCCAGTGTTTCCAGGACGTTGCTCTGAATGTGGGTCAGAACCACCCTCTAAAATTTACAATAAGGTGGTTTTAGCTGAGTTGGTGGCTGATGGTaacgcagacagacaggcaggcaggcagacagacagacagacgattgAATAAATGTTTAACTTGTCAGACCTGTTCTGTTCTGATGGAGTCAGAGCAGAATTTATGAATTCTCCTTTACAATGctataaaaacatttcactACTCATTAACCCGTGAGAAAAACTTTGATCCCATTAGTGGAAAACGTGACATGAGTCACGCCCCGCAGGGCGCTGGTTTAAAAGGAGGCCTGTGAGCAATACGCCAGCAGTGCACACACTGAGCTGACCTCCTTCACAGCCAGAGACAAACACCCCGTGACGAAAAGTCCACAGACACCATGAAGGCTGCTCTCGCCACCATCGCCGTCCTCGTCCTGGCTCTCAGCCCGACTCCTGAGGCTGTGCAGGTTGAAGTGAGTGCATCAGTTCTCATTTCTGAATTACCAATGTCTTCATGATCCAACTGAGTCTGGTTAAGTTTAACTGGTGACAAGGACCAGGTCCACTTTTTATAGAAAGCTAAAGAAATGACTGGATCTGATTCAAGCTGAGCGCTTTAACTGTAACGTCTGACCTCTCCTCCAGGAGAACGGGTTGTCTTTCTCACTGGAAGCTGTCAGGAGGCTTCAGGAGCTGTCAAGGAGCAGTGCTGTGGCAGGAGAGCAAAGCCCTCGCCTCCTGGCCACCTCCACGCCCCTCTGTGCTGAACCTCTGCTCCCCCAGGAGTTTGTGCCCCTGTGTAAGCAGAGAGGAGCTTCTGCATCACTCACCAGACTGGGTGAGACTTTTAGATGTTCTACAATCAGACTTATGAAGACATCAGGTTTGCCTCGAGGTGCAGGTGATTTACAACgcctgttttttctgtgtttattttagcgATGGTCcccatggatgtgtgtgagatCTGTGCCTTTGCCGCCTGCACCGGCTGCTAAACACACCCAGCGTGTAACGCTTGGCCCAGCAGAAGACGTGATTTTTCTTTCCTCGCCCTCAAAACTATTTCAGAGTTTCTAAAACGTGTGCCTGCAAAGATGAAATGAGAAGTTTATGCTCTGTGTCGGCATTTTTAGAACTTTAGTTAaagattttatgtgtgtgtgtactcctATACACATATGATTATTCTTTTCTCATCACCCCTATTTTCCGCTTTTATTGctatatttttttgaattttaaaatttgttaCACTTTTATTCTATCAAGCTTTGCAAACATATTTAAGGAGCAATTTCTTTTCACAAGACTTGTTTTATGTACATTGTTTTGAATAAAGAACCTTCATCAATAATCATGTGTTTGCTTCATATAAAACagttgaaaaattatttttcttatatttttatcaATTCTTTGCACTCATAAATTGTAAGATTTCAGTCATCCAAagattttctctttctttacatACATTGATTATGAGTAGAGAACTAGAACCTTACCTGGGCCCTTTTTAGCCACCCTCTCCTTTTTGTGCAGCGCCAAgagtagtgatgtctgaatggcgccccatggGGCTTCGAACCGTTTGGGACGAAAAATTGTgctgaaaactgtttcattactcagCGCCCacatttcctgtattgcatatattaaCTGAATAAAACTCAATATAATTCAATGTGTTCATCCTTGCTTgttatattgt encodes:
- the LOC137589543 gene encoding guanylin-like, producing the protein MKAALATIAVLVLALSPTPEAVQVEENGLSFSLEAVRRLQELSRSSAVAGEQSPRLLATSTPLCAEPLLPQEFVPLCKQRGASASLTRLAMVPMDVCEICAFAACTGC